In Deltaproteobacteria bacterium, the sequence GAGCCCCTCGACCGCGCTCAGCACCGAGATCGCCGGGGTCAGCATGCCGTCGCCGTACAGCAGCGCGGCGCCGAACAGGCCCACGCCCGCGAGCCAACGACGATGGGTGCCGTGGCTGCGGCCCTTGGGCACCACCAGTGCCAGCAGCGCCAGGATCCCGCCCTCGCCGTGGTTGTCGGCGCGCAGCACGAACACGAGGTACTTGAGCGAGATGACCAGCACCAGCGACCAGAACACCAGCGACAGCACGCCGAGCACGTCGGGTCGCCCGACCACCAGACCTTGCTCGGGCGCGAAGCACTCGCGGATCGCGTAGAGGGGACTGGTGCCGATGTCGCCGTAGACCACGCCGATCGCCGCGATCGTCAGCGGCAGCAGCCGCGATCGCGAGGTCGACGCGGGCTCGGGGATGGCGGGGGCGCCATGGGCTGGCAGGACCTCGGAGCTCGCGTGCACGCCCGGAGTCTGGGCAGCGTGGCCCGTCGCGACTGGGCAAGATGGCGGCCGCGCGCATCAAGAAAGCATCAAGATGCGTCGCGGCTGGGCCGCTGCGTCGGCGCGCCCCCACCGCCATGCTAGCGTCCGCACCCATGTCACGGGCCGACGCGACCCCCGGGGCCTTGCGCGGCTACGGCCTCGGTGCGGCCGCGGTCGCCCTGGCAGCGGGGCTCGACAGCGCGCTGTATGGTCACGTCACGGAGTCGGATCTCGTGATGGTGCTGCTGCTGGCGGTGCTGTCGGTGAGCTTCTTCGTCCCACGCGGCGCGGCATTGTTCACCGTGGCCCTCAGTGTCGCGGTGTTCGACTTCCTGTTCGTGACCCCGCGCTTCACCTTCGCGATCGACGATCTCGACTACATGATCACGTTCGCGGCGATGGGCATCGTCGGCGCGACCGCGAGCACGCTGTCGGATCGCTTCCGCCGGCAGACCGAGCGGGCGCGCGCGGCCGAGCTCGCCGCCGAGACCGAGCGCATGCGCGCGAGCCTGCTGAGCTCGGTGTCCCACGACCTGCGCACGCCGCTCGGTACGGTGGTCGGCGCGGCGTCGACCCTGCTGGCGGATCCGCCGGGGCTCGACGCCGCCGCGCGGCGCGAGCTGCTGCAGGCGATCCACGACCAGGCCGAGCGACTCTCGCGACAGCTCCGCGATCTGCTCGACATCACCCGCATCGAGGGCGGCGCGCTACAGCTGCGCCGCGAGCTGCAAGTGCCCGAAGAGCTGGTCGGCGCGGCGCTGGCCCGCTGCGCCGGCGTGCTGCGCGATCACGAGGTCCGCGTGCGGCTCGACGACGGCCTCCTGGTCGAGCTCGATGCGGTCGCGTTCGAGCTGGTGCTGGTCAACCTGCTCGAGAACGCCGCCCGTCATGCGCCGCACGGCACCGCGATCGAGCTCGACGCCCGCGCCGTCGGCCGTGCGTTCGAGCTGACGGTCGCCGACCGTGGCCCCGGCGTACCCGAGGACGAGCGCGCGCGGGTGTTCGAGAAGTTCTACCGCGGCCCGGATCGTCGCCGCGACGGCGGCGCGGGTCTCGGCCTCGCGATCGCCAAGGCGGTGGTGTCGGCCCACGGCGGCGACATTCGTGTCGAGCCCCGCGACGACGGCGAGGGCGCGTGCTTCCGCGTGACGCTCCCCGGCGCCGCCGTGCCACCTGACGACGCACGTGCGCTCACGATGGCCGAGGACGCGCCGTGAGCGGCGAGGAGCCCGCGGTCACCGTGCTCGTGGTCGAGGACGAGCTGCCGATCCGTCGGTTCCTGCGCGCGCTGCTCGACAGCCACGGCTTTCGCGTGCTGGAGGCCGGCTCCGCCCGCGAAGGCATGGCGCTGCTGACGGCCTCGAGTCCCGATCTCCTCTTGCTCGATCTGGGCCTGCCCGACGGCGACGGTGTCGAGCTCACCCGCCGCATCCGCGAGTGGTCGCAGCTGCCGATCCTCGTGCTGTCGGCGCGCACCGACGAGCAGGACAAGGTCAGCGCGCTCGATGCCGGCGCCGACGACTACCTCACCAAGCCGTTCGGCGCCAACGAGCTGCTGGCGCGCATCCGTGTGGCCCTGCGTCGCACGCAACGCACCGACGAGGGCGCGAGCACGGTGGTCGCAGGACCGCTACAGATCGACCTCGCGACGCGGCGCGTGAGCATCGACGGCAACCCCATCCACCTCACGCCGATCGAATGGCGCCTGCTCGTCACGTTGGCGCGCCACCCCGGCCGCGTGCTCACCCACCGGCAGCTGCTCGAGGAGGTGTGGGGCCGCAACGTCGCCGCGCAGCCCCACTACGTGCGAGTGTTCATGGCCCAGCTGCGCCGCAAGCTCGAGCCGGATCCCGCGCGCCCGCGGTGGCTCGTGACCGAGTCGGGCGTGGGCTACCGCTTCGTCGCCGACGGCTGACGACGCGCCGCGATGGTTGCCATCATCCGGGGTTGGGTACACCCCACGCCGCGAACGTCGGTGTCACGTCGGCGCCCGCAATCGCCTCGAAGCGATCATGGACGTACGTCCATGCCGCAGGGCCGCTGGGCACGAGCCCCGGACGTGCGACGTTGAGCTCGGCGAAGAAGTCGGCGTAGAACGACCAGCCGTACGCGTACTGGAACTGCATCAAGAAGCACAGACCATCCCACGCGTCCCAGCTGGCGTAGGGCACCGGCACGCCCGCGGGACACTGCGCGACCTCGCCGTTGAGCGGCAGGCCGAGCGCGTCGAGGGCGTGGATCGAGAACAGGTTCGGCCAGGACTCCAGCGAGTTCTCCTGATACCACCACAGGCCACCGACGAAGGTGAAGTCGTGGCCGAGCTCGTGGGCGAAGCCCCACACGTCGACCCCCGGCATGCCCGCGAGCGAGATTCGGTTCGCGTACGTCGGCTCGACGAGGATCGGATCCATCCGCACCGGATTGCCCGCCAGCATGTAGCCGATCGGCACGACATCGGGATCGGGGATGAAGCGGATGCGCTGGCCCTGCTGTGGCACCGCGCCGCGCAGCTCTTGGTGCAGCTCGTAGAAGCGATCGATGCGGGCGATCGCCGCGCCCACGACCGCCGCGTCGGGCCCGACCAGGGCGGTGGGCATCGTCACGATGGTGTGGTCGCCGCGCAGCTCGACCCAGCCCGAGGTCACAGCGCCATAGTCGAAGTCCGCCGCGAGCACCGCCTCGACGGTGGGCACGGTGTCGTGGTCGCTGGTGACGGTGACGGACTTGCTGCCGGTGGCGAAGCGGCGCGTCTCGTAGGTCTCGCCGAGGTCGTTGCTCGGCAAGCCGCCGACGAACAGGACGCCGTCCTTGTCGGCGGTGATCACCACACCGGCACCTTGCACGCACGTCAGCTGCGGATCCTTGTAGTTGAGGCCAATGCGTGCGACGAGGTCGCCGACCTGACACGGGCCGTGGTCGATGGTCATGCCGGTGTCGGGGCCCATCTGCCAATCCCCCGACGCGTCGATCGTGGCCTGCTCGCCGGCCCGCAGGAACACGCCGGTGTTCACCCAGTTCTGGGCCGCGGGCACCTCGAAGGTCGCGCTGCCGTAGGGGCCGGTGGGCGCGACCGGAACACAGGTCCACGGTCCCGTGCCGCAGGGCTCGTCCACCACGGGCGGCTCGTCCCCGGTCGTGCTGCCCGACGACTCTGCGTCGCCGCCAGAGCTCGACTCGCCGCCGCCGACCGTCTCCGGCGCATCGCCCGACGTGCTGTCGCCAACCGTCGCTTCGCTGGTGTCGTCGCTCGACATCATCGTGGTGCCGGTGCCGGACTCGGCCTCGGGCGGCGATGGATCGGTGCAGGCCCCCACGAGTGCGGGCACCAGGAACGACAGACGAACGCGCATGATGCCAAGACGACGACATCGGGCACCGGGCCGCACCGAAATCCGCAGAACCGCCGGAGCAGGCGCCCTAGCGCCCGCTCCGCATGGATCCAGAACCAGCGCCACTGCCGCACCGGCACCCGTCTCCGACGAATTCGAAGCGGTCGCGCGTTGCTGCGCCATGCTCCGGGCCATCTTGTGCCGTCCCCTCGTCGAAGTCTCGCTGCCGCTGTTCGTGGGGACGATCATCGTCGCCTGCACGACCGCCTCCGACGGCGCTGCCGTGGTCGCACACCGCGAGGGAGAGTCCGCAGCGCACGGGGCTGCGCCCATCGACACCGCCGCGACGCCCGAGCGATCGGCTACCAGCGGTGCGAGCGACCCATCGGCACCGCCGGGCAGCATCGGCACGGCCACCACGGGCACCATGCCGAGCGCAGGATCGAAGCCCTCGATCACCCGCACGAAGCCGCCCGCGGCCCCGGCGTCGAGCGGCCTGCCGGTCGCCGCCGACGCGCCGAGCTTCGTCACCGTCGCGCGCAGTCCCGACGACGGCAACGCCGAGCTGATCCTGCTGCAGGACGACGCGGGCGAAGCCTACGCGGCCCACGGTCCCACGCTCGTGCACCTGCGGCGCGACGGCACCGTC encodes:
- a CDS encoding response regulator; translated protein: MSGEEPAVTVLVVEDELPIRRFLRALLDSHGFRVLEAGSAREGMALLTASSPDLLLLDLGLPDGDGVELTRRIREWSQLPILVLSARTDEQDKVSALDAGADDYLTKPFGANELLARIRVALRRTQRTDEGASTVVAGPLQIDLATRRVSIDGNPIHLTPIEWRLLVTLARHPGRVLTHRQLLEEVWGRNVAAQPHYVRVFMAQLRRKLEPDPARPRWLVTESGVGYRFVADG
- a CDS encoding PAS domain-containing sensor histidine kinase, with amino-acid sequence MSRADATPGALRGYGLGAAAVALAAGLDSALYGHVTESDLVMVLLLAVLSVSFFVPRGAALFTVALSVAVFDFLFVTPRFTFAIDDLDYMITFAAMGIVGATASTLSDRFRRQTERARAAELAAETERMRASLLSSVSHDLRTPLGTVVGAASTLLADPPGLDAAARRELLQAIHDQAERLSRQLRDLLDITRIEGGALQLRRELQVPEELVGAALARCAGVLRDHEVRVRLDDGLLVELDAVAFELVLVNLLENAARHAPHGTAIELDARAVGRAFELTVADRGPGVPEDERARVFEKFYRGPDRRRDGGAGLGLAIAKAVVSAHGGDIRVEPRDDGEGACFRVTLPGAAVPPDDARALTMAEDAP